CCTTTCCCAAACTCAGTcaggaaccttctggaaggttcccaaacCAGAACGTGTGGAAATGTGGTCTGGCCCATCTAACTCTCATTCGCCCCCTCTCCTCCTATGCGTTTCAACGGGGAGCTCCTATTTGACGCTCGTTAGCTTCAAACAGCAGAGCTTCCGCGCAGGGCTCGCgcaaacgggccggcccattaccaGGCCACGAGTGAACATAAGAAAAAACGCTACAAACGAAAAATTAAAGCCTGGTTGGATTCGAACCGGCGACCTACGCTGTACGGCTGCGTCCTCAGCCACTGCACCTAGCGACTTGGATTGGTTATAAGTACAAGGTCAACTTGAAGTACTATGTACGGAGGCAGATCCGGTTTTTAATCTTCATTCAAAagaagagagaattccttatttggccatTTCTTAAATTTTGGTTCCCTTTTTGGCCCTAGTAAAAAAATTCTTCCTGTTCTAGCACTCAAACTTCAGTTTGTTCCCTATATGACATTTCCGTCAGTTTTGGCAACTAACACCGTTAAATCCGACATGAAAAGTCCTTTTTACCCTTGGTGTAGTTTGTGACCAAAATTGTGCACTGGAAGTCAAAAGCAATGGTGATGTGATCTGTTTGTCTTGAATACATTACCAAATGAAACCAAATCTGCTATTTAGCACATCTTTAATTTTAATTGGATAATTGTTCAGAACCTCCTTGTATTTTGATGATATATCCCCTGTACAGTTCATATATGCACAAATTATAATATACTTGGAGCAGATTCACATGTATGCAAACTAAAAGTTCATAGAAACTTGGTCCAGGTTCACATATACGGAAACAGTCCACAtatttagtcctctacacacattcAGGTTCACATAGAGTTCACATATAATAGTCCAGGTTCACATCATGTCAAATACAACACATGAAGGTCACATATAGCACGTACAAAAGCCCAGGTTCACATATATATTACATAAACAGCTCAAAAGTTTCCCAAATGAACCATGATATGGAAAGGGATCCAATGAGAATCACAAGCTACGCCTCCTTTTGCTTCGTGTGCTCATTGCAGGGCTGGCGGGATTCATTTTTTTGCTACGTGTGCCCATTGCAGGGCTATCATGTGGCACCATAGGAAGGTGTGGCAACTTATCAGCAACCTCTTTGCCTTTTCTTTTGGCATGTAATTTCAAAGCAACAAATGCTTTCTTGTTGGCCACACAAATGGGTTGAGTTCTTGATCTACACATACACATTCATGGCAGCacatcatacatcacatatagtaGCCCAGGTTAACAATAGAACAATGCATAACATAACATAAAATTCGGAAACAACCATAGGTTACCTTTTTGCTACTCTAGATCCAGATTTACTCCCTTTCCCTTTTTCCTTAGTTGTTTTCTCCAACATTTGGCTATAGTGAGAAGAATGCAATTAGAATACAAAACCAAGCTTTCATCTAATCTACTACAAAATTCAGAACTAGTTCTTACCTTTTTGATGCTCCAGTAATTGAGTTATCGTGTTTTCTCTTTTTCGTAGTTGTAGGTTCCAAGCTTTGGCTATTGTGAGAAGTTACTTAGAATTCAAACACAGATTTCATATAATTATGAGCATGAGTGTAAAGTGGCTAACCTTGGCGGAAAGCACATAGAGGCTGCTGGAGCATCATCCTCGCAAGGCACAATTGATGCTTTGGTGGTCTTTGCCCTCTTCTTTGGCGGTCCTCTACATGAGCAACAAAAAAGTAGTTAACATGTATGGCTGCTTACAAAAAATGCAAGTGAAGCAAGTGAAGCAAGTTACACAATTAAATTTATTACCTCACAGCTAAAATAGCAGCAATGTCATCTGGGTTACCCTTCTTGCATTTATGCCAATGATGCCCATAGTCCTTACACATAGGGCATAAGTGTTGGCcgctttttcttttcttctcactGCAGCCTTTATACCTCTCAGTTTTATGCCTACCCGCCGTGGATTTTAGTAGTGGTGGAAACATGAAGAATCCATGGTCAGATTTAGGCCATTGGTTCTTGTCAACCATGGCAGGAATTAGTTGGTCATAGGCTGCCTTAAATTTGTCAATGTGGGGAAGAATCAACCCAACCAGCTTCCTTGCTACTTTCCTCCTTCGGTTCCACATGATCATAATTATCTGCCTAACCTTATCAAAGAAGTCGTCCAAGTTCAAGGACTTGTGATGCTTAATCCAATTATTGAAGCACTCAGCCAAGTTGTTTGTAACATAATCCACCTTGGAAATTGTTGAGAACTGACTCCTAGACCACAACCTAGTGTGCCACCTCCTAAGATATGCAGTTGCCGCAGGCTTTGCTATGTCCATTGCAGCCCAATGTTTTTCAAATATATATGGGTTCCATGAGTAAGCAGCAGCCCAAAGGTGGTCATCAAACACCTTTCCATGAAACTTCTTCTTGAAGTTGGACACCAAGTGAAACATACATTCCCTATGTTCAGCCTCTGGGAACACTTCCTTTACACCTGTCATCACTGGTTGCCCAGCATCGGTGCATATGGTTAAACCCCTTGGGGATCCTATGGCTTGTCTAACCATTTGCATGAACCAGGTCCAATTCTCATTAGTTTCAGAATCGAAAACACCCATACAAACTGGATACATCCAACTATGGCCATCAACGCCAGTAGCACTAGCCAGCTGCCCCTTGAACCTGCCTGTCAAGAAGGTGCTATCTACTGCCAAGTATGGCCTGCAGCCATTAAGGAACCCGTCGATGCAAGGCTTCAAAGCAACAAAAATTCTTTTAAATCTGATTTTATCTTTTATTGTGTGATGATCAATGATCACTATGCTACCGGGGCAGCAACTTTCAATTTGCGCCTTGAAACTATACAGATTATCAAAGCTTGTATCCCAATCACCATATAGTTCCTTCAAGGCTAGCAGCTTACCCATATAGACTCTCTTAGAGTTGATGTCGATTCCATGATGCTCTTTAAGCTTCTTTCGCAATGCCTTTGGTCCTAGAGTTGCATCCTCAATTAGCCAGTCCTTCACGTGCTCACATATCCACCGCTTGTTTGCATTCTTcaacttcttttttctttttgtactAGAGCAATCATGACCACAAGGGTTCTTTCTCACCTACAAAAGATGAACATAGAAAATTAGTACTAGAGTAAAGACCATGACCACAAATTAAGCACACATGAGTAAAGTTAAAAAATTACCATTACTGTGCACTCATCTTCCATTGTAGAAGCATATATCCTCCATGGACACTTATCTTCATCCCTTCTTGAACAATAAGCTCTGAACCTATGTGGTGCACTCTTTTCGGTGTCAAACTCAAATTCATGTTTGATTGCATGCCGAGAGAGCGCCAATTTAAACTCTGCCATATTGGGATATTTTCTTCCTTCGTTCATTGGAGGATCTAATTTATTATATTCAATGTGTGGTGCATGATCTGCCTCGTGATATTCCTCATCTTCCTCTACTTCAACCTCTGACATGCTCTCATCCTCGCTCTCAACCTCGCTCTCATGATCAGGAACATAGTCTTTGTCCTTTTCTTTATTGGAACAAGGAACCATGATAAGAGGTACATGTTCATCCTCTAAATAAATATTTTCCTCATCAACACCAACATGCTCATTCTCAGGTACTGGGTTGCGAAGATaatcatcatcatcttgttctaTGTTGTTAGGTTGGCTATGCGCATCACTATGCCACTCCGTTATAGGCTCATATGGTTCCGATGGATCACAATATGCAACAAACATGTGCACAACCTTTGTCTTAGAGTGTTTCTCAAACATCGACACCAATTCTTGGTCAGATGTTACTTCAGGGTAGATTTTAAGAACATCATCATAGTACTGAACATGTTCAACTTCCAAATAACGAGGCGAGTACTGCTCTACGATTGATTCAACCAAGTCCTTATAATTTGTTAAGTCGGAATCAATAACCTTATCAAAACAGAAGCATTTGATATCCTTTCTAGCCTTTTTTGGGTTGCCAAGCAAATTGATTTTCAGCACATAAGTTGAATTTCGATCCATCCTGTAAAAACCAGAAAGACAAAAAAAAAAGATTCTAAggaatcaaaaaaaggaaaaattgGCAAAGCTTCTTTGCTCTAGGTAGAGGCGGCTgtgcttttcattttctttgatctttcaaataaACTTAATCATGAGTTGCATTTGGGATCCATCTCTAAGTTCAAATTTTGCATCAAATTATCATCTCTAAATGAAACTCCTAAGTAATCTGTTGCATTTCGACAAATCTAGAAGAGAGGTGCAACAAATATGTTGCATTTGGGATCCATCTCTAAGTAATCTTCAAAGCCATCTCTAAGTACTCTGTCAAATTTAAAGAAGAGATGACTCACCCATCTAGACAAGCCGATGTAGCCGCATCCCTCGGTGATACTTGGCCTTGCTCCGGTGCTGCGCCTTTACCACGCAAGGCTGAGACCGCCGCACAGCTGgcctccccaccatggccgccCTCCGCCTCCCCACCATGGCCGCTTTGCCCGTCGTCAGCAGGTTGGCCACCCCCCgcctccccaccatggccgccTCGCCCGTCCTCCAGGGGTTGGCCGCCCCCCgcctccccaccatggccgccTCGCCCGTCCTCCAGGGGTTGGCCGCCCCCCgcctccccaccatggccgccTCGCCCGTCCTCCAGGAGTCGGCCGCCCCCGCCTCCCCACCATGACCGCCTCGCCCGTCCTTCAGGGGTTGGCCGCCCCCTgcctccccaccatggccgccTCGCCTATGGCCCTCGTCCACCTCGCCCTCCTCCATGCGCCCGCTGGGTgcctccctcgcgccgccgccgctgggtGCTGCGCTAGGTTTAGGTCtcggggaggagaaggggaatcGGGGGGAGATGGGAGAATCGGGGGCAGAAGGGGGGgttcgtttttcttttttttagcgTGCTATAAAGAAGGGGTAAAAACGACTTTTCCTG
This region of Triticum aestivum cultivar Chinese Spring chromosome 2D, IWGSC CS RefSeq v2.1, whole genome shotgun sequence genomic DNA includes:
- the LOC123056069 gene encoding uncharacterized protein, coding for MDRNSTYVLKINLLGNPKKARKDIKCFCFDKVIDSDLTNYKDLVESIVEQYSPRYLEVEHVQYYDDVLKIYPEVTSDQELVSMFEKHSKTKVVHMFVAYCDPSEPYEPITEWHSDAHSQPNNIEQDDDDYLRNPVPENEHVGVDEENIYLEDEHVPLIMVPCSNKEKDKDYVPDHESEVESEDESMSEVEVEEDEEYHEADHAPHIEYNKLDPPMNEGRKYPNMAEFKLALSRHAIKHEFEFDTEKSAPHRFRAYCSRRDEDKCPWRIYASTMEDECTVMVRKNPCGHDCSSTKRKKKLKNANKRWICEHVKDWLIEDATLGPKALRKKLKEHHGIDINSKRVYMGKLLALKELYGDWDTSFDNLYSFKAQIESCCPGSIVIIDHHTIKDKIRFKRIFVALKPCIDGFLNGCRPYLAVDSTFLTGRFKGQLASATGVDGHSWMYPVCMGVFDSETNENWTWFMQMVRQAIGSPRGLTICTDAGQPVMTGVKEVFPEAEHRECMFHLVSNFKKKFHGKVFDDHLWAAAYSWNPYIFEKHWAAMDIAKPAATAYLRRWHTRLWSRSQFSTISKVDYVTNNLAECFNNWIKHHKSLNLDDFFDKVRQIIMIMWNRRRKVARKLVGLILPHIDKFKAAYDQLIPAMVDKNQWPKSDHGFFMFPPLLKSTAGRHKTERYKGCSEKKRKSGQHLCPMCKDYGHHWHKCKKGNPDDIAAILAVRGPPKKRAKTTKASIVPCEDDAPAASMCFPPSQSLEPTTTKKRKHDNSITGASKR